The sequence below is a genomic window from Flavobacterium keumense.
ATTCTACGAACGTCACGGCGTTACCGAAATTGAAAAAGCTTTTGAATTGCAATGGGATCCGGGTAAATCTCGTGTAATGACGACCAAATATTGCATCAAATACGAATTGGAGCGTTGTCCAAAATACCATCCTGAGCACCGCGACAAAAAAGTCAAAGAACCTTTGGTTTTAAAACAAGGCGAACTCGAGTACAAACTCAAATTCAATTGCAAACCTTGCGAAATGGAAATCTGGGAAAAAGATGCTGAATTTGAAATTGAAGAGGAAGATTAAATAACAATAGCTTATGAAAAAATTACTAACTTTTTTATTTGTTTTAAGTAGCGCCGTAATTTTGGCACAAGACAAAAAAGAAAATTCAAAAATTCAAATTGTAGAAGCCTCTTGTGGCCAATGCCAATTTAAAATGGAAGGAAAAAGTTGTGACTTAGCCGTTCGAATTGATGGAAAATCCTATTTTGTAGAAGGCACCAATATAGATGCCCACGGAGATGCTCATGCAGATGATGGTTTTTGTGCTAGTATTCGCAAAGCAGAGGTAATTGGTGAAATAAAAGACAACAAATTTGTTGTAACTTACTTTAAATTACTACCGCTAAAAAAACTTTAAATCCAAATCAATATGGAAAATTTTATTTTACACAAAGCGAGTTCAAGAGGTCATGCTGATCACGGTTGGCTCAATGCCTATCACAGTTTTAGCTTTGCCAATTGGTATAATCCAGAACGTATCCAATTTGGTATGCTTCGTGTCTTGAATGACGATACAATTGCTGCCGGAATGGGTTTTGGCACGCATCCACACGACAATATGGAAATCATCACGATTCCATTAGAAGGCGATTTGGCTCACAAAGACAGCATGGGCAACGCCTCAACAATTAAAACAGGCGATGTACAAGTGATGAGTGCAGGAACTGGTATTCAACATAGCGAATTCAATCCTAATGCAGATAAACAAACTAAACTCTTTCAAATATGGCTGTTCCCAAAATACAGAAATGTGGAGCCGCGTTACCAACAAATTACTTTAGATACCGCTAAGCAAAAAAATAATTTTGCTCAAATTTTATCGCCAAATCCAGATGATGAAGGTGTATGGATACATCAAGACGCTTGGTTTTACTTAGGTGACTTTGACAAAGACTTGTCTAAAAAATTGGCACTAAAAAAAGAAGGAAATGGTTTTTACATCATGAACATTGAAGGTGAAATCGAAGTGAATGGAGAAAAATTAGAAAAAAGAGATGCTATTGGAATTTGGGAAACCGATGAAGTCGAAATCAAAGCCAATTCAGATTCTCGTTTTTTAATCATGGAAATTCCGATGGAACAATAAACCAAAAAATAGTACTTTTGCTATTATCAATTTTAGAGAAAATAAACAGAAATAAAACTTATGAAAGCATACGTATTTCCTGGACAAGGAGCACAATTTACCGGAATGGGTAAAGAGTTATATGAGAATTCACCTTTAGCAAAAGAACTATTCGAAAAAGCCAATGACATTTTAGGATTTCGCATTACAGACATCATGTTTGAAGGTACTGCCGAAGAACTAAAAGAAACCAAAGTAACGCAACCTGCTGTTTTTTTACATTCGGTTATTTTAGCTAAAACCTTAGCTGATTTCAAACCAGAAATGGTAGCTGGCCACTCTTTAGGAGAATTTTCAGCTTTAGTTGCCAATGGCACTTTATCTTTTGAAGACGGATTAAAATTGGTTTCACAAAGAGCTTTAGCCATGCAAAAAGCCTGTGAAATTACTCCATCAACTATGGCAGCAGTATTGAATTTAGAAGACACAATTGTAGAAAATATTTGTGCTTCTATTGATGGTGTTGTAGTAGCGGCTAATTACAACTGTCCTGGACAATTAGTAATTTCGGGCGAATACAAAGCAGTGGAGCTAGCTTGTGAAAAAATGAAAGAAGCAGGTGCAAAACGTGCGTTAATTTTGCCAGTAGGTGGTGCTTTTCATTCCCCAATGATGGAACCAGCAAGAGAAGAACTAGCAGCCGCAATTGAAGCGACTACTTTCTCTACTCCTATTTGCCCTGTGTATCAAAATGTAACGGCGAACGCCGTTTCTGACCCAGCTGAAATTAAGAAAAACCTAATCATTCAGTTGACAGCTCCAGTAAAATGGACACAATCGGTTCAACAAATGATTAAAGATGGTGCAACAAGCTTTACTGAAGTTGGCCCCGGAAAAGTTTTAGCTGGTCTAATTGGAAAAATTGACAAAGAAGCAATTACTGCTAATGCGTAAATAAAATGTGTTCAAAAATAAAAATCCCAAACTACTCGTTTGGGATTTTTATTTTAATTGAACTAAGAATATGATTAACTTCTAATTTTTTGTTCCCATTTCCAAGCACTTGCCATAGCTTCTTCAAGAGTGAATTGTGCTTTCCATCCCAAAACCGTATTAGCTTTATCAGTATTGGCATACGCTTCTGTTATATCACCTTCTCTACGCGCTACAATTTTATACGGTAATTTTTGTCCACTTACTTTTTCAAAAGCATGAATCACTTCCAAAACCGAACTTCCTGTCCCTGTTCCTAAATTAAAGGTTTCTACTTTATCTTGATTTTTCTTATTCAATAAACGTTGCATTGCAATAACATGTGCTTTTGCCAAATCTACTACATGAATATAATCGCGAATCGCCGTTCCATCTGGAGTAGGATAATCGTCTCCATAAACGGATAATTCTTGACGTAATCCAATTCCAGTTTGCGTAATAAAAGGCACTAAATTTTGCGGAACTCCCAAAGGTAATTCTCCAATTTCAGCTGAAGGATGAGCGCCTATTGGATTAAAATAACGCAGTAAAACAGCATTAACATTGGTAACTTTAGCGGTATCTATAATAATTTCTTCTCCAATTTGTTTTGTATTACCATAAGGAGATAGCGCAGTTTGAACCGATGAATCTTCGGTAATAGGCATTTTTTCGGCTTGACCGTAAACCGTACAAGACGAACTAAAAATAAAATTAGCGGTATGATTTTTCTCCAATTCTTGTAGAATATACACTAACACATTAATGTTATTTTCATAATACAACAATGGATTGCCTACACTTTCCCCAACCGCTTTAGAGGCTGCAAAATGAATAACACCTTCAATATCAGTATGGCGTTTAAAAAAATCTTGTACTTTATTTTTGTCGCGTAAGTCTAATTGTTCAAAGGCAGGAACTTTACCCGTAATATTTTGAATTCCATCCAAAACAGACAATGAAGTATTGGATAAATTATCAATTATAATGACTTCAAAACCTTCGTTTTGAAGTTCTACAACTGTATGTGAACCAATAAATCCTAACCCTCCTGTTACTAGTATTTTCATTTGCTTTTTGGGTATTGCGCCTATTTATTTAAAAACTCTAAAATACTATCTGTGATGAATTTAATCTGTTCATCGTCTAATTCTGTATGCATAGGTAACGAAATCACTTCTTTTACTAATTGATTGGTAACTGGGAAATCTTCCTCTTTATAGCGTGCATCAGCATAGGCTTTTTGACTGTGTAGTGGAATGGGATAATATATAGCACATGGGATTCCCTTATCTAATAAATATTGCATCAAACCGTTTCTGTCGGCATCAATAATTCGCAACGTATATTGATGAAAAACGTGACAATCACAGATATCACAAATACTAGGCGCGATAATGTTTTTATGACCTTCTAAAGCTGCAGTGTATTTTCTTGCGGCGTTTTGTCTTGCTTTATTGTATTGATCCAACAAGGGTAATTTTGCATTTAGCACAGCTGCTTGAATACTATCCAATCGAGAATTTACCCCCACTACATCGTGATGGTATCTTTCATACATTCCGTGATTAACAATTCCGCGAAGTGTATGTGCTAATGCATCATCATTAGTAAAAATTGCTCCTCCATCACCATAACAGCCTAAATTTTTAGAAGGAAAGAAAGAAGTGGCCCCCACATGACCTATCGTTCCCGCTTTCTTTTTTGTACCATCAGAAAATTTACAATTGGCTCCAATGGCCTGCGCATTATCCTCAATAACATATAAATTATGTTCTTTGGCTAAAGCCATAATGGCTTCCATATTAGCGGCACGACCAAACAAATGAACCGGTACAATGGCTTTCGTTTTAGGAGTAATTGCTTTTTTAATTTTGTTAATGTCGATATTCATATTGTGCATCTCTACATCGACCAAAACAGGTGTTAATTGCAACAAAGCAATTACTTCAACCGTTGCAGCAAAAGTAAAATCAGCCGTAATAACCTCATCCCCTGGTTGTAAACCTAAGCCCATCATCGCAATTTGCAAAGCGTCGGTTCCATTTGCACAAGGGATAACATGTTTTACACCTAAATAATCTTCTAACGATTTTTGAAACGAATGAACTTGAGGCCCGTTGATGTAAGTAGTTGTATCTAAAACTTCTTGAATAGAAGCATTAACTGTCTCTTTTATCGCATCATATTGACTTTTCAAGTCAACCATTTGAATTTTTTTCATTTACTTTTTATTTAATGATTGGAAAATTTTGAGTTAAAATTCCAATTAAATTGCGTCTATTCGTAAAACGAAAAACAAAAATAGGCATTTAAAAAGTTCCAACCAATCAAAATAAAATAAAGAAACTGTATTTTAGCACCAAAATATCGGGTATGCTTTTAATTTATAGTGTAATTGTTTCAATAGCAGGGCTATTATTACAAATCTTTGCTTTTTTTATACCAAAGATTAATCTTTTTGTTACTGGAAGAAAAGACGTATTCTCAACCTTAAAATCCAAAATCAAACCCGACGACAAAACGATTTGGTTTCATGCTGCTTCATTAGGAGAATACGAACAAGGATTACCCGTGATTGAAAAAATGAAGGAGAACCACCCCAACCATAAAATCATCGTTAGCTTTTTCTCTCCTTCTGGTTATGAAGTTCGCAAAAACAACACCGTAGCAGATGCAACCGTTTATTTACCTTTAGACACGATGAAAAATGCTAAAAAATTTATTCAGTTAGCACATCCTGACTTGGTGTTCTTCATTAAATATGAATTTTGGCCTAATTATTTAAACGAATTAAAAAAACAACAAATACCTACCTACCTGATTTCAGGTATTTTTAGAGAAAAACAGGCTTTCTTTAAATGGTATGGTGGATTTTACAGAAAAGCGTTGGAAGCATTTACTTACTTTTTTGTGCAAAACGAAAGTTCATTACAACTACTTCATCAATTAGGCAAAAACAATGCGGTAGTTTCTGGAGACACACGATTTGATAGAGTAGCAACTATTCTAGAAAAAGACAATACATTGGATTTTATTGAAACATTCAAAAACAATACAACAACTATTGTGATCGGAAGTTCATGGCCAAAAGACGAAGAATTACTTCTAAATTTCATTAATTCTAGTCCCACTAACTGTAAATACATTATTGCACCACACAATATTAAGCGAGAACAAATTCAACAATTAAAAACAAACTGTGTTAAAAAGGTCGTCTTTTTCTCAGAAAAAGAAGATAAAAATCTTGCTGATTATAATGTCTTTATTATTGATACTATTGGAATTTTAACTAAAATATACAGCTATGCCGATATTGCTTATGTGGGTGGTGGATTTGGACATCCCGGCGTTCATAACATCCTAGAACCTGCTACCTTTGGTATCCCGATAATTATTGGCCCCCATTATTCTCATTTTGCCGAAGCTATCGACTTAGTTGACCTGAAAGGATGTATCACCATAAATAACCAAACAGAACTCAATAAATCATTAGAAAATTTAATTGCAAATACATCTGAACGAATTAAAATGGGTAAAATTTGCGCACAATTTGTACAAAAAAATAAAGGTGCTGTGAATCAAATTCTCAAATACATCTAGGGCTCAATAATTTTCCTTTTTTTGAATATACATAGGGTATTTTCTCAATTAGAAGTTCTTTTGACCAAAAAATAACACTATTAGCGAATATTATTTAAAAAAAAAATGAAAAAATATTTTACATATTAAAAATTTTATATCTTTGCCACGAATTAATAATTAACCTTTTATAATAAAGTAAGATGAAAAAAGTATTTTTAAGTTTAGCTGTTGTTGCTGTATTAACTGTTGTATCTTGTAAAAAAGCTGAAGCTCCTGCTGAAGAAGTAGCTGCTGATACTACTGCTGTAGCTGTTGATTCTGCTGCAACTGATACTGCTGCTGCTGCTGTTGATTCTGCTGCTGCTCCAGTTGATTCTGCTGCTGCTGCAAAGTAATTAAATTACGACACAGAAAAAATTAAGCCGTACACATAGTGTAACGGCTTTTTTTATTTAATAAAGTTGAATCCAACGTATTTTTAATCCGAAAAAACGACATCATTGACCGAAAAATCAAGTACATCAGATTGTCCAGCATATTTCACAATTTCATCAATTCCTTTTTGAAGCCGCAACTCGGTCGTGTATTTTCTACTAGTTGCAAAATGCACACCATCCAAAAGTAGTTTAAAATAAAACTTCCCTTTAGGCGATTTAAATTTTAAGAATGTAACTAAATCAATATTGGCCTTAAATTTTTCAATAGCTTCTTCTCCTTCAAATTTCAATTCGTAACTCAAACTTGTAAAGATTGTTTTTCCTTTTCTAGAAGCAAATACAAACTTATATTCGTCGTTAAATCGTTTTGTAATTACAAAAGTCCCCATGTTCTATACTATTCTAAAAACCACATCTATCGTTTTATCTATAAAAATAAAAAAAGCCTCTTCAATTGAAGAGGCTTTAGTACTCAGAGCGGGACTTGAACCCGCACGAACATTGCTGTTCACTGGATTTTAAGTCCAGCGTGTCTACCAATTTCACCATCCGAGCATTATATGGTCTTGTTGGAGCGAAAAACGGGGCTCGAACCCGCGACCTCGACCTTGGCAAGGTCGCGCTCTACCAACTGAGCTATTTTCGCATTTTCAATTCTTATGAAAGAATCGCGATACTTGTTCTGTATTGCGGATGCAAATTTAATACATTAATTCAATTACACAAGCCTTTTCTTTAAAAAAATAGCCCCAAAAAGGTAATCTTCTGATAACGTAACCTTTAAAATCAAAACTATTTTTTAGTCAGCATTCTTTTTATTTCATTCAACTTCATCAAAGCTTCCATTGGCGTAATGGTATTGATATCTAAATTTAGAATTTCTTCTTTAATTTCTTCTAAAAGCGGGTCATCTAAATTGAAAAAACTCATTTGCATTTCTTCTTTAATTTCTTTGATGCCATTAAGCGCCTCATTTGAATGGTTCTTCTCTAATTTCTTCAATAGCTTTTGCGCTTTCAAAATTACAATTTGAGGCATTCCTGCCATTTTAGCTACATGAATACCAAAACTATGCGCACTTCCTCCTTTAACCAGCTTTCTAACAAAAAGAACGGTATCTTTCAATTCTTTTACTGCCACATTAAAATTCTGAATTCTCGGCAACGATTCACTCATTTCATTCAACTCATGATAATGTGTAGCAAACAACGTTTTAGGCTGCGTAGGATGTTCATGCAAAAATTCAGCGATAGCCCAAGCAATCGATATTCCATCATAAGTACTTGTTCCTCTTCCAATCTCGTCTAAAAGCACCAAACTTCGGTCTGAAATATTGTTCAAAATAGAGGCCGTTTCATTCATTTCAACCATAAAAGTCGACTCGCCCATCGAAATATTATCACTTGCTCCTACTCTGGTGAAAATTTTGTCTACAATTCCCATTCGTACGCTCTCTGCCGGAACAAAACTTCCCATTTGAGCCAAGAGCACAATCAAAGCAGTTTGACGTAAAATAGCCGATTTACCCGACATATTAGGTCCCGTAATCATAATCAACTGCTGTGTTTCTCTATCCAAAAATACGTCATTAGAAATGTAAGGTGTTCCCACAGGCAATTGTTTCTCAATCACAGGATGTCTTCCTTCTTTAATTTCTAATTCATACGAATCATCAATTTCTGGACAAACATATTTATTTTCAATTGCCAATTGGGTAAATGAACACAAACAATCCAATTGCGCTATCAAATTGGCATTCATTTGAACCGGTTTGATATACGTACCAATCCATTGTACTAATTGTTCAAATAATTCGGATTCTATTTTGTGGATTTTCTCTTCAGCTCCCAAAATTTTCGTCTCGTATTCCTTCAATTCTTCGGTAATATATCGTTCTGCGTTTACCAAAGTTTGTTTGCGAATCCATTCCTCAGGCACTTTATCTTTGTGCGTATTTCTGACCTCAATATAGTACCCAAAAACATTATTGAACGAGATTTTCAAAGAAGAAATTCCTGTTCTTTCAGATTCCCTTTTTTCAATTCCTTCTAAAAACTCTTTCCCCGAAATAGAAATAGCGCGCAGATCGTCTAATTCGGCATTCACACCTACCGCAATCGCGTTTCCTTTGGCAATAGCCACAGGAGCTTCTGGATTCAGCGTGGTTTTTATTTTTTCACGCAACAAATCACAGCTATGCAAACTATCGCCAATTACTTTAACCGCTTCTTGTGGACTTTGTAAAGCCAAAGTTTTAATAGGAAGTATAGCGTCTAATGATTCTTTTAAATACACAACCTCGCGTGGCGATACTTTTCCTGTCGCAATTTTCGAAATCAAACGTTCTAAATCTGAAATTTGTTTGATTTGCGATTGTATGTTTTTTAAAATTTCTTGATTGTCTTTCAAATACGCCACTACTTGATGGCGACTTTGAATTTTAGCAGCATCTTTTAATGGCAAAGCCAACCAACGTTTTAACAAACGCCCTCCCATTGGAGAAAGCGTTCTGTCAATCACATCTAGTAAAGTAACTGCATTCGGATTATAACTGTGGTACAATTCTAAGTTACGAATCGTAAAACGATCCATCCAAACGTAGGCATCTTCAGCGATTCGTTGAATAGACGTAATATGTTGTACTTTGTTGTGCTGTGTTTCAGACAAATAATACAAGATCGCACCCGCAGCGATTATTCCTTCTTTCAATTCTTCAATCCCGAAACCTTTCAAGGAAACTGTTTGGAAATGTTTCGTCAAGGTTTCAAAAGCATAGTCTTCTTTGTACAACCAATCTTCTAAATAAAAACTATGATAATCCTCCCCAAAAGCAGCTTTGAAATCATTTTTATTATTTTTTGGAACTAGAACTTCGCTCGGACTAAAATTTTGCAACAATTTATCAATATACTCCACATTCCCTTGAGCAGTAAGAAATTCTCCTGTAGATACATCTAAAAATGAAATCCCAATGTTTTTATTGGTAAAATAAATTGAGGCCAAAAAATTATTGACTTTGGCTTGCAACACCTCATCATTCATCGAAACACCCGGTGTAACAAGCTCCGTAACCCCACGTTTCACGATGGTTTTAGTCATTTTTGGATCTTCTAATTGGTCACAAATAGCAACACGCAAACCCGCTTTGACTAACTTAGGTAAATAGGTATTAAGAGAGTGATGAGGAAATCCTGCCAAAGCCGTTTCGGTTTCAGAACCAGCTCCTCTTTTGGTCAATATAATTCCTAAAATTTTTGAAGCTCGAATCGCATCTTCTCCAAATGTTTCGTAAAAATCTCCTACTCGAAACAACAAACACGCATCAGGGTATTTTGCCTTGATTTCGTTGTATTGTTTCATTAAAGGAGTTTCTTTTACTACTTTCTCTTTAGCTGCCAATTTATTTTTTTTAATCGATTAAAATATGTGAGCGAATTTATAGATTTTATAGCGAATAATAAACTGTTCTAAAGTTTTATCTATTTTTAAGGGAATTTTATGATTTAGTTTTACATTTTTTTTTAGCTTTGTTATTTAAATTTTAATTAAATAAATTATGAAAAGAATAATTATCTTAGCCTTGTTAGTATTAGGATCTGTGGCTTCAAATGCTCAAGAAACCAAAAAAATCACTGCAAAAACTGCTAAAGTAGATGGAGCAGGAATGGTTTTTGCAAACGAAGTAATTGATTACGGTACAATTAATCAAAATGCTGATGGAAAACGCGAGTTCGTATTTACTAATAATGGTAATGCCCCTTTAGTAATTACTAATGCACAAGGTTCTTGTGGTTGTACAGTACCTTCTAGTCCAAAAGAACCTATTGCTCCTGGAGCAAAAGGAGTTATTGGTGTAAAATATGACACTAATAGAGTGGGGCCATTTACAAAAACAGTTACTATTTCATCAAACGCAGCAGGTCAACCAACTAAAGTTTTAACTATTAAGGGGAATGTTGTAGCGGCTGCAGCAAAAAGCTAATTTTATTTCAAAATAAACACAAAAGCTTCCTACTTTCACGGAAGCTTTTTTTTTACCTACTACTTCTGACTACTATGAGAAAATTAGAAAACAGCGAACTCGACAGAAAATCAATTGAAGATTTTAAAAAATCAGCAAAAACACCTTTGATTTTGATTTTGGATGACATTCGCAGTTTACACAATATTGGTTCTGTTTTTAGAACTGCAGATGCTTTTTTAATTGAAAAAATCTACCTGTGTGGTATCACTGCTACCCCACCTAATAAAGAAATTCATAAAACCGCCCTTGGCGCTACTGAAACTGTAGCTTGGGAACATGCCGAAAATGTTTTGGATGTTATCCAAAAACTAAAAGCAGAAAAAATTCAGACTTTTGCAATCGAACAAGTCGAAAGCGCTATTTTTCTTCAAAATTTTGAAGTTGAAAACAATCAGAAATATGCGCTGGTATTTGGCAACGAAGTTTTTGGGGTAGCCCAAGAAGCCGTAGCCCTTTGTGATGGCGCTATTGAAATCCCGCAATTAGGAACAAAACATTCTCTAAATATTTCCGTTAGTGCAGGGATTGTTGTTTGGGATTTGTTTAAAAAATTACATTTTTCAAAATAAGTAGAACCAATTTACTGAAAATACTATATTTATAGCATGAAGAAAAGAAACACCCCACTCTTCTTAGCACTTCTTATATTAATTGGAATCCAAATAGGTTATTCCAAAAGTATCTCTTTGGATCCCCCCATCAAAAAATCAACCTCTATAGCAGCTCCCACAATAACCGCAACAGGAAACACAGCCTATTGCCCTCTTACTCAAACTAAAATTGCAACAACAGTAACTATTACTCATGATGTTGCCGACCCTACAACCGAAGCCGTTTATATTCAAATTGCTGGTGGCTATGTAATTGGAACTGACCAATTACTATTAACTAATACTAGCTCACACCCTACGATTACCTCGTCCTGGAATGCAACAGAAGGAAAACTAACCTTATCGAGTCCTATAGCAGGAACACCTGTTAATTATTCTGAATTTGAAGCGGCAATTAAAGATGTTGCCTACTACAATTCCTCTCCTAATCCATCTGGAACTCGGAGCTTTTCTATTTCTTTAGGGAATGGACAAGCTAATTATTTACCAAGAAATGGCCATTATTACCAATATTTCCCAAGTTTAGGTATTACTTGGTCTGATGCCAAAACGGCCGCTTCATTAAAATCATTTTACGGCTTACAAGGGTATCTAGCCACTCTTACCGCAGCTGACGAAGCTCAATTAGCGGGAAAACAAGCTCCTGGAACAGGATGGATTGGTGCAACAGATGAAGCTGTCGAAGGAGTATGGAAATGGGTAACTGGTCCTGAAGCAGGCACTATTATGTCGTATGCAAACTGGAATGCAGGCGAACCTAATAACGCTGGAGATGAAGACTATGCACACATCACTGCGCCAGGAGTTGGATTTCCTGGATCGTGGAATGACTTATCTAATACAGGAGCATCTAGTGGTTCCTACCAGCCCAAAGGCTATATTGTAGAATACGGAGGGATGCCCGGAGATCCTACACTGCAGCTTTCAGCCAGTACCACACTTTCAATTGCAGCACAAATTACTGCAACCAATCCAGCTTCAAATTGTGGACCAGGCAGTGTAACACTTAGCGCAACAGCTTCTTCTGGAACAATTAGTTGGTACAATACCAGTACAGGAGGAACTGTATTAGGAACTGGAACAAATTACACTACTCCTACACTCAGTAACACTACTTCTTACTATGTAACAACATCAGAATGTACTGTAAGAACAGAAGTTAAAGCAACAATAATATCCCTACCTAATTATCCGAGTACTACTAATTCTATTTCGTATTGCTTAAACAATAGTGCAACACCTTTAACCGCAACTGCTGAAGCAAATAGCACGCTCAATTGGTACACAGTAGCTAGCGGAGGAACTTCAAGTGCTACCAGTCCTACGCCTACAACCTCCTCTAGCGGAATTACTAAATATTATGTTAGTCAAACCAACACACTAACAACTTGTGAAGGACCGCGTGCCGAAATTACAGTTATTATTAACGCATTACCAACTACTCCTGGTGTAGCTCCCATTTCCTATTGTTTACATGATATCGCAACACCTTTAACAGCCACTGCTGATGCAAATAGCACGCTCAATTGGTACACAGTAGCTAGCGGAGGAACTTCAAGTGCTACCAGTTCTACTCCTATAACCTCCTCTAGCGGAATTACTAAATATTATGTCAGTCAAACCAACACACTTACAGCTTGTGAAGGACCGCGTGCCGAAATTACAGTTACTATTAACGCATTACCAAACACTCCCAATGTAACTCCGGTTGCCTATTGTTTAAATACTACTGCCATACCTTTAACTGCAACTGCTGATGCAAATAGTACACTTAATTGGTATACTATGTCAAGCGGTGGAACTTCAAGTGTTATCA
It includes:
- a CDS encoding DUF6370 family protein, with translation MKKLLTFLFVLSSAVILAQDKKENSKIQIVEASCGQCQFKMEGKSCDLAVRIDGKSYFVEGTNIDAHGDAHADDGFCASIRKAEVIGEIKDNKFVVTYFKLLPLKKL
- a CDS encoding pirin family protein; the protein is MENFILHKASSRGHADHGWLNAYHSFSFANWYNPERIQFGMLRVLNDDTIAAGMGFGTHPHDNMEIITIPLEGDLAHKDSMGNASTIKTGDVQVMSAGTGIQHSEFNPNADKQTKLFQIWLFPKYRNVEPRYQQITLDTAKQKNNFAQILSPNPDDEGVWIHQDAWFYLGDFDKDLSKKLALKKEGNGFYIMNIEGEIEVNGEKLEKRDAIGIWETDEVEIKANSDSRFLIMEIPMEQ
- the fabD gene encoding ACP S-malonyltransferase, with the protein product MKAYVFPGQGAQFTGMGKELYENSPLAKELFEKANDILGFRITDIMFEGTAEELKETKVTQPAVFLHSVILAKTLADFKPEMVAGHSLGEFSALVANGTLSFEDGLKLVSQRALAMQKACEITPSTMAAVLNLEDTIVENICASIDGVVVAANYNCPGQLVISGEYKAVELACEKMKEAGAKRALILPVGGAFHSPMMEPAREELAAAIEATTFSTPICPVYQNVTANAVSDPAEIKKNLIIQLTAPVKWTQSVQQMIKDGATSFTEVGPGKVLAGLIGKIDKEAITANA
- the galE gene encoding UDP-glucose 4-epimerase GalE translates to MKILVTGGLGFIGSHTVVELQNEGFEVIIIDNLSNTSLSVLDGIQNITGKVPAFEQLDLRDKNKVQDFFKRHTDIEGVIHFAASKAVGESVGNPLLYYENNINVLVYILQELEKNHTANFIFSSSCTVYGQAEKMPITEDSSVQTALSPYGNTKQIGEEIIIDTAKVTNVNAVLLRYFNPIGAHPSAEIGELPLGVPQNLVPFITQTGIGLRQELSVYGDDYPTPDGTAIRDYIHVVDLAKAHVIAMQRLLNKKNQDKVETFNLGTGTGSSVLEVIHAFEKVSGQKLPYKIVARREGDITEAYANTDKANTVLGWKAQFTLEEAMASAWKWEQKIRS
- a CDS encoding DegT/DnrJ/EryC1/StrS family aminotransferase; protein product: MKKIQMVDLKSQYDAIKETVNASIQEVLDTTTYINGPQVHSFQKSLEDYLGVKHVIPCANGTDALQIAMMGLGLQPGDEVITADFTFAATVEVIALLQLTPVLVDVEMHNMNIDINKIKKAITPKTKAIVPVHLFGRAANMEAIMALAKEHNLYVIEDNAQAIGANCKFSDGTKKKAGTIGHVGATSFFPSKNLGCYGDGGAIFTNDDALAHTLRGIVNHGMYERYHHDVVGVNSRLDSIQAAVLNAKLPLLDQYNKARQNAARKYTAALEGHKNIIAPSICDICDCHVFHQYTLRIIDADRNGLMQYLLDKGIPCAIYYPIPLHSQKAYADARYKEEDFPVTNQLVKEVISLPMHTELDDEQIKFITDSILEFLNK
- a CDS encoding 3-deoxy-D-manno-octulosonic acid transferase, whose amino-acid sequence is MLLIYSVIVSIAGLLLQIFAFFIPKINLFVTGRKDVFSTLKSKIKPDDKTIWFHAASLGEYEQGLPVIEKMKENHPNHKIIVSFFSPSGYEVRKNNTVADATVYLPLDTMKNAKKFIQLAHPDLVFFIKYEFWPNYLNELKKQQIPTYLISGIFREKQAFFKWYGGFYRKALEAFTYFFVQNESSLQLLHQLGKNNAVVSGDTRFDRVATILEKDNTLDFIETFKNNTTTIVIGSSWPKDEELLLNFINSSPTNCKYIIAPHNIKREQIQQLKTNCVKKVVFFSEKEDKNLADYNVFIIDTIGILTKIYSYADIAYVGGGFGHPGVHNILEPATFGIPIIIGPHYSHFAEAIDLVDLKGCITINNQTELNKSLENLIANTSERIKMGKICAQFVQKNKGAVNQILKYI
- a CDS encoding DUF1508 domain-containing protein — its product is MGTFVITKRFNDEYKFVFASRKGKTIFTSLSYELKFEGEEAIEKFKANIDLVTFLKFKSPKGKFYFKLLLDGVHFATSRKYTTELRLQKGIDEIVKYAGQSDVLDFSVNDVVFSD
- the mutS gene encoding DNA mismatch repair protein MutS — encoded protein: MAAKEKVVKETPLMKQYNEIKAKYPDACLLFRVGDFYETFGEDAIRASKILGIILTKRGAGSETETALAGFPHHSLNTYLPKLVKAGLRVAICDQLEDPKMTKTIVKRGVTELVTPGVSMNDEVLQAKVNNFLASIYFTNKNIGISFLDVSTGEFLTAQGNVEYIDKLLQNFSPSEVLVPKNNKNDFKAAFGEDYHSFYLEDWLYKEDYAFETLTKHFQTVSLKGFGIEELKEGIIAAGAILYYLSETQHNKVQHITSIQRIAEDAYVWMDRFTIRNLELYHSYNPNAVTLLDVIDRTLSPMGGRLLKRWLALPLKDAAKIQSRHQVVAYLKDNQEILKNIQSQIKQISDLERLISKIATGKVSPREVVYLKESLDAILPIKTLALQSPQEAVKVIGDSLHSCDLLREKIKTTLNPEAPVAIAKGNAIAVGVNAELDDLRAISISGKEFLEGIEKRESERTGISSLKISFNNVFGYYIEVRNTHKDKVPEEWIRKQTLVNAERYITEELKEYETKILGAEEKIHKIESELFEQLVQWIGTYIKPVQMNANLIAQLDCLCSFTQLAIENKYVCPEIDDSYELEIKEGRHPVIEKQLPVGTPYISNDVFLDRETQQLIMITGPNMSGKSAILRQTALIVLLAQMGSFVPAESVRMGIVDKIFTRVGASDNISMGESTFMVEMNETASILNNISDRSLVLLDEIGRGTSTYDGISIAWAIAEFLHEHPTQPKTLFATHYHELNEMSESLPRIQNFNVAVKELKDTVLFVRKLVKGGSAHSFGIHVAKMAGMPQIVILKAQKLLKKLEKNHSNEALNGIKEIKEEMQMSFFNLDDPLLEEIKEEILNLDINTITPMEALMKLNEIKRMLTKK